In one window of Ruminococcus albus AD2013 DNA:
- a CDS encoding carbohydrate ABC transporter substrate-binding protein — MANLKKLMAGAMALCMAGAMFASCGPDKKGGKEKQEKGSDNSANTIRIYTWNDEFKSRLRNYYPEYDKDKSGFSVDADGTEKVGEHEYLKDGKEIVWVTTPSADNAYQNKLDTDLEGQAKSSEKIDMFLVEADYALKYVNGPYAMPISDLGITDADLADQYQYTKDIVTSSDGVLKGVSWQATPGLFAFRRDIAKDVLGTDDPAEVQAAISDWDKFNAVAAQMKEKGYFMLSGYDDSYRTFSNNVSQPWVDGDKNIVIDDNLMKWVDQTKEYTDKGYNNGTSLWADQWSADQSADGKVFGFFYSTWGINFTLAGNAKSNDLYYVCPGPQAYYWGGTWICAAEGTDNKETVADIMKSLTCNKDIMLQITKDTQDYTNNKAGMEELAADFSSEFLGGQNHIAMFVDAAPKIDASKIGPYDQGLNEAFQAAFKDYFTGTVSKDEALANFYTKAKEKYPDLNTPA; from the coding sequence ATGGCAAATCTCAAGAAGTTAATGGCCGGTGCTATGGCACTCTGCATGGCAGGCGCAATGTTCGCATCCTGTGGTCCTGACAAAAAGGGCGGCAAGGAAAAGCAGGAGAAGGGTTCTGACAATTCTGCTAACACAATCAGAATCTACACTTGGAACGACGAGTTCAAGAGCAGACTGAGAAATTACTATCCTGAGTACGACAAGGATAAGTCAGGTTTCAGTGTTGATGCTGACGGCACCGAGAAGGTTGGCGAGCACGAGTACCTGAAGGATGGCAAGGAGATCGTTTGGGTTACAACTCCTTCTGCTGATAACGCATATCAGAACAAGCTGGATACTGATCTCGAGGGTCAGGCTAAGAGTAGCGAGAAGATCGATATGTTCCTGGTAGAGGCTGACTACGCTCTGAAGTATGTAAACGGACCTTATGCAATGCCTATCAGCGATCTGGGTATCACTGATGCAGATCTGGCTGATCAGTATCAGTACACCAAGGATATCGTTACAAGCTCTGACGGCGTTCTGAAGGGTGTTTCCTGGCAGGCAACTCCCGGTCTGTTCGCTTTCAGAAGAGATATAGCTAAGGACGTTCTGGGTACAGATGATCCTGCTGAAGTTCAGGCAGCTATTTCTGACTGGGATAAGTTCAACGCAGTAGCAGCTCAGATGAAGGAAAAAGGTTACTTCATGCTGTCCGGTTATGATGATTCTTACAGAACCTTCTCTAACAACGTTAGCCAGCCTTGGGTTGACGGTGACAAGAATATCGTTATAGATGACAACCTGATGAAGTGGGTTGACCAGACTAAGGAGTACACAGACAAGGGCTACAACAATGGTACTTCTCTGTGGGCAGATCAGTGGAGTGCTGACCAGTCTGCTGACGGTAAGGTATTCGGCTTCTTCTATTCTACATGGGGCATCAACTTCACACTGGCAGGCAATGCTAAGAGCAATGATCTGTACTACGTTTGCCCAGGTCCTCAGGCTTACTACTGGGGTGGTACTTGGATCTGTGCAGCTGAAGGCACCGACAACAAGGAAACTGTTGCTGACATCATGAAGAGCCTGACCTGCAACAAGGATATCATGCTCCAGATCACAAAGGATACTCAGGACTACACCAACAACAAGGCAGGCATGGAAGAGCTCGCTGCTGACTTCAGCTCTGAATTCCTCGGCGGTCAGAACCACATCGCTATGTTCGTTGATGCAGCTCCCAAGATAGATGCTTCCAAGATCGGTCCTTACGATCAGGGTCTGAACGAGGCATTCCAGGCTGCATTCAAGGATTACTTCACCGGCACTGTATCAAAGGATGAAGCTCTTGCTAACTTCTATACAAAGGCTAAGGAGAAGTATCCTGATCTGAATACTCCTGCATAA
- a CDS encoding LacI family DNA-binding transcriptional regulator, which yields MVSLKDISVRCGVSVATVSKALNGHKDVSEATRERLLKAAKEMGYFPNSQARALKTNRTLNLGVMFSDEAGSGLTHEFFAKVLNSFKTEAESAGYDITFINKNVGRQKMSTYEHCKYRNVDGVVIACTDFTTQDVYEVINGDIPVVTIDHIFDCRTAIMSNNEKGIEELVNYVADMGHRRIAYIQGNKSAVADRRLAGFCKACMNKGIEVDPALLLAGDYHNPEKTYEMTKELIAMSDRPTCIFMPDDYSSMGGFNAIKDSGLSVPEDISVVGYDGIAYSQLLTPKLTTYLQDTASIGSEAAKQLISLIENPQTTFTEVITVDGHLIEGSSVKKLV from the coding sequence TTGGTATCATTAAAGGATATTTCCGTGCGCTGCGGCGTTTCGGTCGCTACGGTCAGCAAGGCGCTGAACGGACATAAGGACGTCAGTGAGGCGACGAGGGAAAGGCTGCTGAAAGCTGCTAAGGAGATGGGATATTTCCCGAACTCCCAGGCGCGGGCGCTGAAAACGAACAGGACACTGAATCTGGGTGTTATGTTCTCGGATGAAGCGGGAAGCGGTCTTACACACGAATTCTTTGCAAAGGTGCTCAACAGTTTCAAGACAGAGGCTGAATCGGCAGGATATGACATCACATTCATCAACAAAAATGTGGGACGTCAGAAAATGTCAACCTATGAGCATTGCAAGTACCGTAATGTTGACGGCGTGGTGATTGCCTGTACCGATTTCACTACTCAGGATGTGTACGAGGTCATAAACGGTGATATACCTGTTGTGACCATAGATCACATATTTGACTGCCGCACGGCGATAATGTCAAATAATGAGAAGGGTATCGAGGAGCTTGTAAATTATGTGGCAGATATGGGTCACAGACGCATAGCTTACATACAGGGTAATAAATCAGCCGTTGCGGACAGAAGACTTGCGGGCTTCTGCAAAGCTTGTATGAATAAGGGTATAGAAGTTGATCCTGCGCTGCTGCTTGCGGGGGATTACCACAATCCCGAAAAGACATACGAGATGACCAAGGAGCTTATTGCGATGAGCGACAGACCTACCTGTATATTTATGCCGGACGATTATTCGTCAATGGGCGGGTTCAATGCCATCAAGGATTCAGGACTGTCGGTGCCGGAAGATATCTCGGTAGTAGGATATGACGGGATCGCATATTCGCAGCTGCTCACACCGAAACTTACAACGTATCTTCAGGATACGGCTTCGATCGGTTCGGAGGCTGCAAAACAGCTGATATCGCTGATCGAAAATCCACAGACCACTTTTACGGAGGTCATAACAGTTGACGGACACCTGATCGAGGGTTCGTCGGTTAAAAAATTAGTTTAA
- a CDS encoding EAL domain-containing protein, producing the protein MENSPKQRPLIGIVINEPDMDFYSKALYHIQKELFAHNADAAIFNTLLTQTDQTDVENSVFSLIEPDLLDGMLVFGYTINNEKAAAEIRRIIDHSNIPAVYIESEAEGIDSVMFDNDECADKIVRHLTEWHHVSDVCFVSGPKDSVFHERVLQSFRKAFVEQGVDLTEDRIFYGPDWAGDYSGIADDIISRGIPEAVVCCSDFTAAGLVGALSEKGIEIPEEVIVTGYSMNEPFSAEYMNITSIERRPETMAVEAVRKLFARITGEECVPTEKKPCCVFRKGVTCGCEKINYVELSRSAMDNMVSNRRTGFDSYYNDMSETLINADSFGEYLWRIDWFTKYLGDFEGFWLCINDGILHVPGDKLTDFSETVSIAYSRQNGNGAVPGGAAFNRHELLPAIFKERDKPSAFIFNCLHFRHVNYGYTVLSYGDSGAFFDKHYVMWLRYAAIAMEKQRRNILYNDSVADDQIRDPLTGLLNVKGYKKVMTQRCGSFDRPDKLMRIISVDVENLRGINSAYGYSEGDRVLQRLAMILNNSAGEDDICVRVSGDEFFICGLLDADMPVDDVPVDLERTLEAFNTVSTMDFGVHFYTSRVTAPVTSAEILDSLPYEANYQRTMAKDNHNKKRMNIADGKGRQPVEGYDEEERKLVAKILNDDLLTYHFQPIVSAKTGEIVAYEALMRYEGGVKISPITILNHAAAMGRLDDVERHTMYNLFRFLHEHKKEMSDKQLYINSIPSCTLPEKDFEELCTTYSDIVSKIVIEFTEETEASREQLEIVLDRRRRYGFGIAIDDYGTGYSNISNLLTFMPNCIKIDRSLIMNIHEDKRRQHFVKNIIDYARDNHFKVLAEGVEKIEELRMLTNMGIDLIQGYFTARPAPEPIKSIRSDIKEQIRECNRVNENFRAKKTYFAAAEDELSLTSLDFDDYTEVFVSEGDCVLKGTEGYYSRLGIKIKDGLDCRLKLDNVNLSGENNEACVVVGKGSKLTLEIAGTVELSGPINVPAGAWIDVVGGGTLIMRSGTTQSYGIGSDPLSEFGIIGVHLGGKLDITIDGECCIGLGGGLASANSRIDLGSANVNIRLAGKHLLCIGSIESDVPVTVENSELMMSTHCVTGIGIGSTKGRLTAVIKNSEVTYDASGDNISCINSTGGQHSLAKLRDTNMVIRMRGKHLMGVGSAQGILSVDAENCSFDIYGEGSHAIGIGGLSSEARVNLKKCAGEIRFASSNGTVISGAEGMVTLEDCNIQTGLNI; encoded by the coding sequence ATGGAAAATAGTCCCAAACAGAGACCTTTGATAGGAATTGTTATAAATGAACCTGATATGGATTTTTACAGCAAGGCACTGTATCATATTCAGAAGGAGCTTTTTGCACATAATGCCGATGCGGCTATATTCAACACCCTGCTGACCCAGACCGATCAGACAGATGTTGAAAACTCGGTGTTCTCACTTATAGAGCCCGATCTGCTTGATGGAATGCTGGTGTTCGGCTATACGATAAATAATGAAAAAGCGGCGGCTGAGATACGCCGTATCATAGATCACAGCAATATTCCCGCAGTATATATCGAATCAGAAGCTGAAGGAATTGACAGCGTTATGTTCGATAATGACGAATGTGCAGATAAAATAGTAAGGCATCTTACCGAGTGGCATCATGTCAGTGATGTCTGCTTTGTCAGCGGTCCTAAGGACAGTGTATTTCATGAACGAGTGCTTCAGAGCTTCAGGAAAGCCTTTGTCGAGCAGGGAGTAGATCTGACTGAGGACAGGATATTCTACGGCCCTGACTGGGCCGGTGACTACAGCGGGATAGCAGATGATATCATCAGCCGCGGCATACCCGAAGCCGTAGTGTGCTGCAGTGATTTCACGGCGGCGGGACTTGTGGGTGCGCTGAGTGAGAAAGGCATTGAGATACCCGAAGAAGTCATAGTGACGGGTTACAGCATGAATGAACCTTTTTCGGCGGAATATATGAATATAACCTCTATTGAGCGCCGTCCTGAAACTATGGCGGTGGAAGCTGTGCGAAAACTGTTCGCAAGGATAACAGGGGAGGAGTGTGTCCCGACTGAGAAAAAACCATGCTGTGTTTTTCGCAAGGGCGTTACCTGCGGCTGTGAAAAGATAAATTATGTCGAACTTTCGAGATCGGCTATGGATAATATGGTCTCTAACAGGCGTACAGGTTTTGATTCGTACTATAATGATATGTCTGAGACTCTGATAAACGCCGACAGCTTTGGTGAATATCTGTGGAGGATAGACTGGTTTACCAAGTATCTGGGGGATTTTGAGGGCTTCTGGCTGTGTATAAACGACGGTATACTTCACGTTCCCGGAGATAAGCTGACGGATTTTTCGGAAACTGTTTCGATAGCTTACAGCAGACAGAACGGCAATGGCGCAGTTCCCGGCGGAGCGGCATTCAACAGGCATGAGCTTCTCCCTGCTATATTCAAGGAGAGAGACAAGCCCTCTGCATTTATATTCAACTGCCTGCATTTCAGACACGTAAATTACGGCTATACTGTGCTTTCCTACGGCGATTCGGGAGCATTTTTCGATAAGCACTACGTTATGTGGCTGAGGTATGCAGCTATCGCCATGGAAAAGCAGAGAAGGAATATTCTTTACAACGACAGTGTTGCCGATGATCAGATAAGAGATCCTCTGACAGGTCTGCTGAACGTTAAGGGATATAAAAAGGTCATGACCCAGAGGTGCGGAAGCTTTGACCGTCCTGATAAGCTTATGAGGATAATCTCCGTGGACGTTGAGAATCTCAGGGGCATAAATTCGGCTTACGGTTACAGCGAGGGCGACAGAGTTCTGCAGAGGCTGGCTATGATACTCAACAACAGCGCCGGCGAGGACGATATCTGTGTCAGAGTCAGCGGCGATGAATTCTTCATATGCGGACTTCTGGACGCTGATATGCCTGTGGACGATGTTCCTGTGGATCTGGAGAGAACTCTGGAAGCTTTTAACACTGTTTCAACAATGGACTTTGGTGTGCATTTTTATACATCAAGGGTAACGGCACCTGTTACTTCGGCTGAGATACTGGATAGTCTGCCATATGAGGCTAACTATCAGCGCACGATGGCGAAGGATAACCATAACAAGAAGCGCATGAACATTGCGGACGGAAAGGGACGTCAGCCTGTTGAGGGCTATGACGAGGAAGAGAGGAAGCTGGTCGCAAAGATACTCAATGACGATCTGCTGACTTATCATTTCCAGCCGATAGTAAGCGCAAAAACAGGGGAGATAGTGGCTTACGAAGCTCTTATGAGATATGAGGGCGGTGTGAAGATATCTCCGATTACTATTCTTAATCATGCGGCGGCTATGGGCAGACTTGACGATGTTGAACGTCATACTATGTACAACCTGTTCAGATTCCTGCATGAGCATAAGAAGGAAATGAGCGATAAACAGCTCTATATAAACAGCATACCTTCATGTACGCTTCCTGAAAAGGATTTTGAAGAACTCTGCACTACCTACAGCGATATAGTATCAAAGATAGTAATAGAATTCACTGAGGAGACCGAAGCCAGCAGAGAACAGCTTGAGATCGTTCTTGACAGGCGCAGACGCTACGGATTCGGAATAGCGATAGACGACTACGGCACGGGATATTCCAACATAAGCAATTTGCTGACTTTCATGCCGAACTGCATAAAGATCGACAGAAGCCTTATAATGAATATCCACGAGGATAAACGCAGACAGCATTTTGTTAAGAATATTATCGACTATGCGCGGGATAATCATTTCAAAGTGCTGGCTGAGGGCGTAGAGAAGATCGAAGAACTCAGGATGCTGACGAACATGGGCATAGACCTGATACAGGGCTATTTCACAGCACGTCCCGCCCCTGAACCCATAAAGTCTATACGTTCGGATATAAAGGAACAGATAAGAGAGTGCAACCGCGTCAACGAAAATTTCAGAGCCAAAAAGACATACTTTGCCGCCGCTGAAGATGAGCTCTCACTTACATCATTGGATTTCGATGATTACACCGAGGTCTTTGTATCGGAGGGAGACTGCGTGCTGAAAGGCACGGAGGGGTACTATTCACGCCTGGGTATAAAGATAAAGGACGGCCTGGATTGCCGACTGAAGCTTGATAACGTTAATCTTTCAGGTGAAAACAACGAAGCCTGCGTAGTAGTGGGCAAGGGCAGCAAACTGACGCTGGAGATAGCAGGTACAGTTGAACTCAGCGGCCCGATAAACGTTCCTGCGGGGGCGTGGATTGACGTAGTAGGCGGCGGTACACTTATAATGAGATCGGGAACAACACAAAGTTACGGCATAGGTTCTGATCCGCTGAGCGAATTCGGCATTATAGGCGTACACCTCGGCGGTAAGCTGGATATCACGATAGACGGCGAGTGCTGCATAGGTCTGGGCGGAGGTCTGGCTTCTGCTAACAGCAGGATAGATCTGGGTTCAGCTAATGTCAATATCAGACTGGCAGGCAAGCATCTTCTTTGTATCGGCAGTATAGAATCAGACGTACCTGTGACGGTGGAGAACAGTGAGCTGATGATGAGTACCCACTGTGTTACAGGCATAGGTATAGGCAGCACAAAGGGCAGGCTTACGGCTGTTATCAAAAACAGTGAGGTAACATACGATGCGTCGGGTGACAATATATCGTGTATAAACTCGACAGGTGGACAGCACAGCCTCGCTAAGCTGCGGGATACCAACATGGTTATCCGTATGCGCGGCAAACATCTGATGGGTGTGGGCTCGGCGCAGGGCATACTATCGGTCGATGCAGAAAATTGCAGTTTCGATATATATGGTGAGGGCTCTCATGCAATAGGTATCGGCGGTTTGAGCTCGGAAGCCAGGGTAAACCTGAAAAAGTGCGCGGGAGAGATAAGGTTCGCCTCCAGCAACGGAACTGTCATAAGCGGTGCCGAGGGTATGGTTACTCTTGAGGACTGCAACATACAAACGGGCTTAAATATTTGA
- the nadA gene encoding quinolinate synthase NadA, producing MIRDIQDKILELKKEYDICILAHSYQAAEIVEIADITGDSYKLSVEAAKVQNKNILMCGVHFMAETAKMLSPEKRVFLANGDAGCPMAEQMEPEMIRGIKMDEPDRKVVCYINTTAALKAECDVCVTSSSAVKIVKNMDADKILFIPDCNLGTFVADACPDKDIMLLKGGCPVHNAITVEEVEEARAAHPNAKFLVHPECKPAVTKLADYAGSTADIMRYAAESDAREFIIGTEISIKEHLQYKFPEKRFYDLSKRLICPNMKLTTLMDVYGSCKAIGGDSSFDVTEINMSDELIAKAKGCIDEMIRLSV from the coding sequence ATGATAAGAGATATCCAGGACAAGATACTTGAACTGAAAAAAGAATATGACATCTGCATACTGGCGCACAGCTATCAGGCGGCTGAGATAGTCGAGATAGCCGATATCACAGGCGACAGCTACAAGCTGAGCGTTGAGGCCGCTAAGGTGCAGAACAAGAATATCCTGATGTGCGGTGTGCATTTCATGGCGGAGACCGCTAAGATGCTCTCGCCTGAAAAGAGAGTATTCCTTGCAAACGGTGACGCAGGCTGTCCCATGGCTGAACAGATGGAGCCCGAGATGATACGCGGCATCAAGATGGACGAGCCCGACCGCAAGGTGGTTTGCTACATCAATACTACTGCGGCGCTGAAAGCTGAGTGCGATGTTTGTGTGACTTCTTCTTCAGCTGTGAAGATAGTCAAGAACATGGATGCTGACAAGATACTGTTCATACCCGACTGCAATCTGGGCACTTTTGTGGCTGACGCGTGTCCTGATAAGGATATCATGCTCCTCAAAGGCGGATGTCCTGTACACAATGCGATAACCGTTGAAGAGGTCGAAGAAGCCCGTGCGGCTCACCCGAATGCAAAGTTCCTCGTACACCCCGAGTGCAAGCCCGCAGTAACGAAGCTAGCTGACTACGCAGGTTCAACGGCGGATATCATGAGATATGCTGCCGAGAGCGATGCACGTGAATTCATCATCGGCACCGAGATATCCATAAAGGAACATTTGCAATATAAGTTCCCCGAGAAGAGGTTCTATGACCTGTCCAAACGCCTTATTTGCCCCAACATGAAGCTGACGACCCTTATGGACGTTTACGGCAGCTGTAAGGCTATCGGCGGTGACAGCAGTTTCGATGTGACCGAGATAAACATGAGCGATGAGCTTATCGCCAAGGCGAAGGGCTGCATCGATGAGATGATAAGACTTTCTGTTTGA
- a CDS encoding endonuclease/exonuclease/phosphatase family protein, with product MITSWNVNKKIDALRHAIGYIDEEKSDDILLVSEVTPKMIKDISGELSKKSLALKISNQKANSYVAAIFKEDVYFDDSNLVSTAFEDFRNQIFVVHNNDMYIIGAHPPVIGVSLSSGTNFWDSLIELRRIMPKDIPAICVGDFNTYIPGTVNKRMLYRFMAEGFVDFWIEKGNVHNAEVFPEATTYVYVNRGKKHNERLDYVLVTGKDFDKLNKKYDMTVDHTVRVNGLSDHSAIILKEKTPETKKTGELK from the coding sequence TTGATAACATCGTGGAATGTTAACAAAAAAATAGATGCTTTGCGTCATGCGATAGGATATATAGATGAGGAAAAGTCTGATGATATATTGTTGGTCAGCGAAGTTACGCCGAAAATGATCAAGGATATATCTGGTGAACTATCTAAGAAGAGTTTAGCTTTGAAAATCTCTAATCAAAAAGCTAACTCTTATGTTGCAGCGATTTTCAAAGAAGATGTTTATTTCGATGATTCTAATCTGGTAAGCACTGCTTTTGAGGATTTTCGTAATCAGATCTTTGTTGTGCATAATAATGATATGTATATTATAGGCGCTCATCCGCCTGTTATTGGAGTTTCTCTTTCAAGCGGCACAAATTTTTGGGATAGCTTGATAGAACTGCGGCGGATAATGCCGAAAGATATACCTGCAATATGCGTGGGTGATTTCAACACATATATTCCAGGCACTGTAAACAAGCGTATGTTGTACAGATTTATGGCAGAGGGATTTGTCGATTTCTGGATAGAGAAGGGAAATGTACATAACGCAGAGGTCTTTCCGGAAGCTACAACTTATGTTTATGTTAATAGAGGAAAAAAACACAATGAGCGCCTTGATTATGTTCTTGTAACAGGCAAGGATTTCGACAAGCTGAATAAGAAGTATGATATGACAGTAGACCATACAGTCCGCGTAAACGGGCTCTCCGACCATTCCGCGATAATATTGAAAGAAAAAACACCCGAAACGAAAAAGACAGGTGAATTGAAATGA
- a CDS encoding NAD(P)-dependent malic enzyme — protein MNVMEESLQLHEQWKGKIEVISRTKINNARDLTLAYTPGVAQPCLEIEKNPDLSYVYTRRANLVAVITDGSAVLGLGNIGPEAGMPVMEGKCALFKEFADVDAFPLCVRSNDVDEIVNTVAMIAGSFGGINLEDIAAPRCFEIEAKLKERVDIPVFHDDQHGTAIVVGAAMLNACKLTGRDIGSLKVVMSGAGAAGCAIAKFLMSLGVKDIIMLNSKGIICEGDDIKNPAQAEMAKITNREHIRGGLADAMKGADVFVGVSKPDLVTADMVKSMNPDPFIFAMSNPVPEIMPDVAKAAGAYIVGTGRSDFPNQINNVVAFPGIFKGALAVRASDINEEMKLAAAYAIASCVPDDKLCPEFVLPDAFDRAVPVAVAEAVGKAARESGVARI, from the coding sequence ATGAACGTTATGGAAGAATCCTTACAGCTCCACGAGCAGTGGAAGGGCAAGATAGAGGTAATATCAAGAACTAAGATCAACAATGCACGCGATCTTACGCTGGCTTACACCCCCGGTGTCGCTCAGCCTTGTCTTGAAATAGAGAAGAACCCCGACCTCAGCTATGTATACACACGCCGCGCTAATCTGGTGGCTGTTATCACTGACGGTTCTGCTGTACTGGGTCTTGGCAATATAGGTCCCGAGGCTGGTATGCCTGTTATGGAGGGCAAGTGCGCTCTGTTCAAGGAGTTTGCTGATGTTGATGCTTTCCCTCTCTGCGTAAGGAGCAATGACGTTGATGAGATAGTAAATACTGTCGCTATGATAGCAGGAAGCTTCGGCGGTATCAATCTGGAAGATATCGCTGCTCCCAGATGCTTCGAGATAGAGGCTAAGCTGAAAGAGCGCGTTGATATCCCCGTATTCCATGACGACCAGCACGGTACTGCCATCGTTGTGGGTGCTGCAATGCTCAATGCCTGCAAGCTGACAGGCAGAGATATCGGCAGCCTGAAAGTAGTTATGAGCGGTGCGGGCGCTGCGGGCTGTGCTATCGCTAAGTTCCTGATGAGCCTTGGCGTAAAGGATATAATCATGCTGAACTCCAAGGGTATCATCTGTGAGGGTGACGATATCAAGAACCCTGCACAGGCTGAGATGGCAAAGATCACCAACCGTGAGCATATCCGCGGCGGACTGGCTGACGCTATGAAGGGCGCAGACGTATTCGTAGGCGTATCCAAGCCCGATCTGGTAACTGCTGATATGGTAAAGAGCATGAATCCCGATCCTTTCATATTCGCAATGTCCAACCCTGTTCCCGAGATAATGCCCGATGTTGCAAAGGCAGCAGGCGCATACATCGTAGGTACAGGCAGATCTGACTTCCCGAACCAGATAAACAACGTTGTAGCTTTCCCCGGAATCTTCAAGGGTGCGCTGGCAGTACGTGCAAGCGATATCAACGAGGAAATGAAGCTGGCTGCGGCTTATGCCATAGCTTCATGCGTTCCCGATGACAAGCTGTGCCCCGAATTCGTGCTCCCCGATGCATTTGACAGAGCAGTACCCGTAGCAGTTGCTGAAGCAGTTGGCAAGGCTGCAAGAGAAAGCGGAGTTGCGAGGATATAA
- a CDS encoding helix-turn-helix domain-containing protein, whose translation MEIGARIRKSRESQMFTQEKLAEMLDVSVKFISDIELGAKGMSLKTLNKLSQSLLITTDYILYGNDSEAEIGEIMMLLQKCPTEKRKYAVDLLKVYIRSLDN comes from the coding sequence ATGGAAATCGGCGCAAGGATACGTAAAAGCCGCGAAAGTCAGATGTTCACACAGGAAAAACTCGCCGAGATGTTAGATGTATCAGTGAAATTTATAAGTGATATCGAACTGGGTGCAAAAGGAATGTCTCTAAAGACCCTGAATAAGCTGTCTCAAAGTCTTTTGATAACAACAGATTATATTTTGTATGGTAATGACAGTGAAGCCGAGATAGGTGAGATAATGATGCTTTTGCAGAAATGTCCCACTGAAAAACGTAAATATGCAGTTGATCTTCTGAAGGTCTATATCAGATCGTTGGATAATTAG
- a CDS encoding DUF4352 domain-containing protein codes for MKNQDFNTMPNDTGMMQPNVPMKKCKHCQSDIPAKAKVCPMCNRKQSASLGCIVTIVIACIIIIPVIVGSSGKSNKSTKVVKKGSGTTQNTDDGAETIGTGDTFECKGLSITVESVNNDYKVTKDDLGLYKVGEGNKYIAVSFTFENVDDSDKYVSIYDFDCYADNNSCEQKFLPDDNDFINTNLSSGRKVSFTTYYEVPSNSKDVELEYSANFWTDEKVIIKVQ; via the coding sequence ATGAAAAATCAAGATTTCAACACTATGCCCAATGACACAGGTATGATGCAACCCAATGTACCAATGAAAAAATGTAAACACTGCCAGAGTGATATCCCAGCAAAAGCCAAAGTTTGCCCAATGTGCAACCGCAAGCAATCAGCGTCTCTAGGATGTATTGTTACCATAGTGATAGCTTGTATTATAATCATTCCGGTAATCGTAGGTTCAAGTGGGAAATCAAACAAGAGTACAAAGGTTGTAAAAAAAGGCTCAGGTACAACGCAAAACACAGATGATGGCGCAGAAACAATAGGAACGGGCGATACATTTGAATGCAAAGGACTTAGTATAACTGTTGAATCTGTAAACAATGATTATAAGGTTACAAAAGACGATTTAGGTTTATACAAAGTCGGAGAAGGTAATAAGTACATAGCCGTATCATTCACATTTGAAAACGTTGATGATTCAGATAAATATGTGAGCATATATGATTTTGATTGTTATGCAGACAATAACAGCTGTGAACAAAAATTCCTTCCGGATGATAATGATTTTATAAACACAAATCTTTCGTCAGGAAGAAAAGTGTCATTTACAACATACTATGAAGTGCCTTCAAACAGTAAAGATGTGGAACTGGAATACAGCGCTAACTTCTGGACAGATGAAAAAGTAATAATTAAGGTTCAGTAA